In one Haloplanus salinus genomic region, the following are encoded:
- a CDS encoding alkaline phosphatase PhoX: MVDLTRRSLMATSTAAALGASVAGVASASDSEISEGDTPGAPSAKGSLKRLSTTAFGAEVTGPFVFEDGSLLYSLQHPEGQNQKPFDRAAVGYFSGFNFEFDGNNDDFPEVGIPDTEAKQRQVRSEVGDYEILFQGRQPINGDEERIGVTQTPDGTDINQENFAGTQYGGAGTNPDCNQFVATDEDGTEGYLFTNWENSPGCISRIFISQDENGEWSADPEDAMNLPNTDAFRDIGGTRINCYGDLSPWETPISSEENYAHPRVSLTNTVGDVVEAGSGEGILGACQFWNRPNPSEIQGAVDEYDEVEGWYIQGSWAMTGVEFLAYYLGAEQSDQSGDTNLATTPIDDVYPNPYRYGYHVDIREPTAEDPEPMKYYVAGRASWEAPDIVGDQKTIYGCSDGDSKGIYKFVADEPIPSYENTDDIAGTLYAPKITNDAVNAEEAGQRNSPADTNLEVEWLPLGHAANGEVESWIAEYDDVTQVDYLETHADTDWQEDPAAAIKEADLDVIENGNRNYITNEEIVEWAAQYEANGPDGVDEDLRRVPFLETRAAAKEIGASIEFNKAEGVDSVDDAGPGDFVYFGISEFNDDLADETGDVQMDRVDGGVVYRAELEPNHNVSTLEPVIVGPDFTDGPQDADDALRNIDNVYAMRDGRVLCCEDGFGGPARSYPNDGLYVFQPNVQVDVDSMAVGYGQTGQVALTASSLPTGFSGAEVTVSVSNPEVASITGVEFSEGLGLTESSMSNDGSAVTIRAADTDRNVQAGGRHVPLATLTVRGDSTGTTDLQVGVNQMDNEDGNPIDANARTGVLVTGPPTVTGGSAPTDPDGDGLYEDLNGNGRLDYEDIEILFSSFDADSVTMNKSAYDFNENGQLDFDDIVDLYQKVN; encoded by the coding sequence ATGGTCGATTTGACTCGACGTAGTCTGATGGCAACGTCTACAGCCGCTGCGCTCGGCGCGAGCGTCGCCGGCGTCGCGAGCGCGAGCGATTCGGAAATTTCCGAGGGCGATACGCCGGGCGCACCGAGCGCCAAGGGGAGCCTCAAACGCCTCTCGACGACGGCGTTCGGGGCCGAGGTGACGGGACCGTTCGTCTTCGAGGACGGCTCGCTCCTGTACAGCCTCCAGCATCCCGAGGGGCAAAACCAGAAGCCGTTCGACCGCGCGGCGGTCGGCTACTTCAGCGGCTTCAACTTCGAGTTCGACGGGAACAACGACGACTTCCCCGAAGTCGGGATTCCCGACACCGAGGCGAAACAGCGACAGGTCCGCTCCGAAGTCGGCGATTACGAGATCCTGTTCCAGGGGCGTCAGCCCATCAACGGGGACGAGGAACGCATTGGCGTAACCCAGACACCGGACGGCACCGACATCAACCAGGAGAACTTCGCGGGCACGCAGTACGGCGGCGCGGGCACCAACCCCGACTGTAACCAGTTCGTCGCGACCGACGAGGACGGGACGGAAGGGTACCTGTTCACCAACTGGGAGAACAGTCCCGGGTGCATCTCCCGGATCTTCATCAGCCAGGACGAGAACGGCGAGTGGAGCGCCGACCCCGAGGACGCGATGAACCTTCCGAACACGGATGCGTTCCGCGATATCGGCGGGACGCGGATCAACTGTTACGGCGACCTCAGCCCGTGGGAGACGCCGATCTCCTCCGAGGAGAACTACGCCCACCCGCGCGTCTCGCTGACCAACACGGTCGGCGACGTCGTCGAGGCCGGCAGCGGCGAGGGCATCCTCGGCGCCTGCCAGTTCTGGAACCGGCCGAACCCCTCGGAAATTCAGGGCGCGGTCGACGAGTACGACGAGGTCGAAGGCTGGTACATCCAGGGCTCCTGGGCGATGACCGGCGTCGAGTTCCTCGCGTACTACCTGGGCGCGGAGCAGTCCGACCAGAGCGGCGACACCAACCTGGCGACGACGCCCATCGACGACGTCTACCCGAACCCGTACCGCTACGGCTACCACGTCGACATCCGCGAGCCGACCGCCGAGGATCCGGAGCCGATGAAGTACTACGTCGCGGGCCGGGCTTCCTGGGAAGCGCCCGACATCGTGGGCGATCAAAAGACTATCTACGGCTGTTCGGACGGCGACAGCAAGGGCATCTACAAGTTCGTCGCCGACGAGCCGATCCCGAGCTACGAGAACACGGACGACATCGCGGGCACGCTCTACGCCCCGAAGATCACGAACGACGCCGTGAACGCCGAGGAAGCCGGGCAGCGCAACTCCCCGGCCGACACCAACCTCGAAGTCGAGTGGCTTCCGCTCGGCCACGCCGCCAACGGCGAGGTCGAATCCTGGATCGCCGAGTACGACGACGTGACCCAGGTCGATTACCTCGAAACCCACGCCGACACCGACTGGCAGGAGGACCCGGCGGCCGCGATCAAGGAGGCCGACCTCGACGTCATCGAAAACGGTAACCGGAACTACATCACGAACGAGGAGATCGTCGAGTGGGCCGCGCAGTACGAGGCCAACGGTCCCGACGGCGTCGACGAGGACCTCCGCCGCGTCCCCTTCCTGGAGACCCGAGCGGCCGCGAAGGAAATCGGCGCCTCCATCGAGTTCAACAAGGCCGAGGGTGTCGACAGCGTCGACGACGCCGGTCCCGGCGACTTCGTCTACTTCGGCATCTCGGAGTTCAACGACGACCTTGCGGACGAGACGGGCGACGTCCAGATGGACCGCGTCGACGGCGGCGTCGTCTACCGCGCCGAACTCGAACCGAACCACAACGTCTCGACGCTCGAACCGGTCATCGTCGGCCCCGACTTCACCGACGGGCCGCAGGACGCCGACGACGCGCTCCGCAACATCGACAACGTCTACGCGATGCGCGACGGTCGCGTCCTCTGCTGTGAGGACGGCTTCGGCGGTCCCGCCCGCTCCTACCCCAACGACGGTCTCTACGTCTTCCAGCCGAACGTGCAGGTCGACGTGGACTCGATGGCCGTCGGCTACGGTCAGACCGGGCAGGTGGCGCTCACGGCGTCGTCGCTCCCGACCGGCTTCTCGGGCGCCGAGGTCACCGTTTCGGTCTCGAACCCCGAAGTCGCGAGCATCACCGGCGTCGAGTTCTCCGAGGGTCTGGGACTCACCGAGAGTTCCATGAGCAACGACGGCTCCGCGGTGACGATTCGCGCCGCCGACACCGACCGCAACGTCCAGGCCGGGGGCCGACACGTCCCGCTCGCCACCCTCACCGTCCGCGGTGACAGCACCGGCACGACCGACCTGCAGGTCGGCGTGAATCAGATGGACAACGAGGACGGGAACCCCATCGACGCGAACGCCCGCACCGGCGTCCTCGTCACCGGCCCGCCGACGGTCACGGGCGGATCGGCACCGACCGACCCCGACGGCGACGGCCTCTACGAGGACCTCAACGGCAACGGCCGCCTCGACTACGAGGACATCGAGATCCTCTTCAGCAGCTTCGACGCCGACAGCGTGACGATGAACAAGTCGGCGTACGACTTCAACGAGAACGGCCAGCTCGACTTCGACGACATCGTCGACCTCTATCAAAAGGTCAACTAA